A stretch of DNA from Acidimicrobiales bacterium:
TAGGCGGTGGCGAGGTCGCCGGCGACGGCCGCGCCGCACGGGTTGGCATGCTTGACCACGACGGCGGCGGCCCGCCCGTCGCGGGCCAGGTCGTGCACCACCCGCCAGGCCGCGTCGGCGTCGTAGAGGTTGAGGTACGACAAGGCCAGCCCGCTGTGCTGGACGACCCCGTCCCACCACGTCTCGCTGCCGACCGGCCGGTAGCGGGCGCCTCGCTGGTGGGGGTTCTCGCCGTAACGCAGCTCCTCGACCCGCTCGAGGGCGAGGTGCACGGTGGGCGGCAGCACGTCCCCCTCCTCCGCGGCCGAGTCGAACCAGCCGACGATCGCCGCGTCGTAGGCGGCCGTGTGGGCGAACGCCGCCCTGGCCAGCCGGCGGCGGGTGGCGGCCGACAGCGCTCCCGCCTCGCGCAGCTCGTCGAGCACCGGCCCGTAGTCCTCCGGCCGCACGACCACGCCGACGCCGTCGAAGTTCTTCGCCGCGGCCCGCACCATGGTCGGCCCGCCGACGTCGATCAGCTCGACCGACGGGTCGCTGCGGAACGGGTAGAGGTTGCAGACGACGAGGTCGATGGGCGCGATGCCCCGCGCCGCCAGGTCGTGCAGGTGCTCGGGCCTGGACCGGTCGGCGAGGATGCCGCCGTGGATCGCCGGGTGGAGGGTCTTCACCCGGCCGCCGAGCATCTCCGGCGCCCCCGTCACCTCGGCCACCTCGGTCACCGGCACGCCCGCGTCCCGCAGCGCCGCCGCCGTGCCGCCGCTCGACACCAGCTCCCAGCCCAGCTCGGCGAGGCCCCTCGCCAGGTCGACCAGCCCGGTCTTGTCCCAGACCGACAGCAGCGCCCTCACCCGGGCAGCCCTCCCTCGACGACGGCCCTGATCGTCGCCGGGTAGAGGCGGCGCTCGGCGTCCTTGATCCGCTCGTGCAGGGTGTCCTCCGTGTCGTCGGGGAGGACGGGGACGGCGGCCTGGGCGAGGATGGGCCCGGCGTCGACCTCGACCGTGGCGACGTGGATCGTGCAGCCGGTGACCTTCACCCCGTGGGCCAGCGCGTCCCGCACGGCGTGCCAGCCGGGGAACGACGGCAGCAGCGCCGGGTGGGTGTTGAGGATGCGGCCGGGGAAGGCCTCGTGGACCGGCCGGCCGAGGATCGTGCCGAACCCGGCCATGGCGACGAGCTCGACGTCGTAGGACTGGAGGACGCCGGCGACCTCGGCGCTGTAGGCCTCGCGGTCGAAGCCCTCGTCGAAGCGGCGGCGCTCGACGAGCACGGCGTCCACGCCGTGGGACTCGGCCACCTTCAGCGCCCGGCAGGGGCGGTCGGCGACCACGACGGCGACCGGGAGCCGCTCCTCGAGGATGGCGTCGAGGATCGTGCCGCTGCCCGACACCAGCACCCCGATCCGCACCGGCGGGACGCTACCAGCGCCGCCGGCGCGGCGATCCGCTCCGGGCGACCCCCGGTGGGTTACCGTTCCGCCGCCAGCACCGACTCACCCCCCCGGGAGGCGGGAGTGGACCTGAACAAGCTCACCACCGCAGACAAGGTGATCGCCGCCAGCGGCATCGCCCTGTTCATCTTCTCCTTCTTCCCCTGGTTCGGCTTCGACTTCGACACCGGGTTCGGCAGCGCCTCGTACTCCGAGTCGGCGTGGGACGACTTCCTCCCGATCATCGCCCTGCTGCTCGCCATCGCCCTCGTGGTGCTGCTCGTGCTCGTGAAGTTCTCGAACGTGCGGCTCCCCCAGCTCCCCGTCTCGCTGAACCAGATCTTCCTCATCGGCGGCATCGTCGTGTTCGCGCTGCTGCTGCTGAAGCTGATCATCGGCGGCGAGGAGCAGGGCATCGACCTCGACCGCCGCATCGGCGTGTTCCTCGGGGTGCTGGCCGGCGCGGGCATGGCCGTCGGCGGCTGGCTGAAGAGCCAGGAGCCGGCCGAGGCCGGCAACGTGGGCCCCGGCCCCGGCACCACCCCGCCCACCCCCTTCTGACCCTCACCAGGGCCGACGCACGCTGGCGCGCGGGCGACCGCGCGCCAGCGGCGCGTCAGGCGAGCGGCGGGTCGACGCAGCCGGTGGCCCCGCCGCCCGGGCCGGCCGGCTCGGTCCTCGGGTACGGCTCCACGAACCCGGAGCCGGGGTCGTCGGTGGTGAGGAACCGCCCGACGGCCCGGGCCACGGCGGCCGCCTCGGCCTCCTGCACCTCGGGGCGGGCCAGCAGGTCGGCCTCCGGCGGGTTCGACAGGAAGGCGCCCTCCACGAGCGCGGCCGGCACGCCGGCGGTGCGGCGCAGGATCCCGTAGTAGTCGCCGCCGTCGTCGGACCGGCGGTACTTGGCCCCGGCGTCCCGGTCGGCCACCCAGGCCACGTCCCACCGGCCGAGCGCGGCCGTGACCTCCTCGTAGAGCAGGCCGGCGAGGCGGTGGGAGCCCGGCGAGTCGACCTGGAAGTACGTCTCGGTGCCCGGCCCGTCCCTCGGCCCGTCGGCCACGGCGTTGTGGTGGATCGACACGAAGGCCAAGGCCCCGAGGGCCACGCCGATGTCGGCCCTGGCCTCGAGGGTCATCCGGTAGTCGGCCGTCCTCGTCAGCACCACGGTGGCGCCGGCGTCGGCGAGCAGGGCGGCGGCCCGCTCGGCCACGGCCAGGTTCAGGTCCTTCTCCTTCAAGCCGTTGGCCCCGACGGCGCCGTCCTCGTCGCCCCCGTGCCCGGGGTCGAGCACGACGTGGGCGCCCCGCAGCGGGGTCCCCGTCGCCTCGGCCTCGCCCGCGCACGGCAGCCGGACCAGCCACCCGCCCTCGGTCTCGCCGAGGACGGCCGCGACCACGCCCGACGGGGTCACGACGGCCCGCGCCGGGCCGTCGGCGGGCACGGCGGGGAGGCCGGAGAGGTCGGGCACGGGCGCCGCCGTGGTCGTCGTCGTCGGCGCCGCCGTCGATGACGAGGAGGACGGGGCCGGCGTCGAGGAGGAGGGCGGCGGCGACGAGGACGAGGAGCCGGCGGACGCCGGCGGCGCGGACGTCAGCGGGGCCGAGGACGGCGCCGACGCCGTGGCCGAGCAGGCGGCGAGGCAGAGCGCGGCGGCCAGCGCGACGGCCCCGCCGCGGGTCACCGGCCGGCCAGGACCTCGGCCATCAGGTCGCCGGCCTCGGTGGGGTTCACGGCCACGTGCACGCCGGCCGCCTCCAGCGCGGCCATCTTCGCCTGGGCCGTGCCCCGGCCGCCCGACACGATGGCGCCGGCGTGGCCCATCTTGCGGCCGGGCGGGGCCGACACGCCGGCCACGTAGGCGACCACCGGCTTGTCCATCTCCTTGGCGATGTACTCGGCCGCCTCCTCCTCCGCCGTGCCGCCGATCTCGCCGAACATGATCACGGCCCGGGTGTCGGGGTCGGCCTGGAACTCGGCCAGGCACTCCACGAAGCTCGTGCCCGGGACCGGGTCGCCGCCGATGCCGACGCAGGTCGTCACCCCGATGCCCTTCTCGCTGAGCTCGCTCAGGGCCTGGTAGGTGAGGGTGCCGGAGCGGCTGACGATGCCGACCGGGCCGCCGCCGGTGGCGACCTCGCCGGGGATGAAGCCGATGTTGCACTCGCCCGGGGTGATCAGCCCGGGGCAGTTCGGGCCGATCAGCCGGATGCCGGGGAACTCGCGGCGCAGGATGTTGTAGCCCCGGCACTCGTCGTGCATCGGGATGCCCTCGGTCAGGCAGACGATCAGCTCGACCCCGGCCCTGGCCGCCTCGAGGCAGGCCGACGGGGCGAACGGCGCCGGGACGATCACCATCGAGGCGTTGGCCCCGGTGGCCTCGACCGCCTCGTCCACCGTGTCGAACACGGGGATGCCCTCGACGTCGGTGCCGCCCTTCCTCGGCGTCACGCCGGCGACGACCTGGGTGCCGTAGTCCCGGTTGCGGAGCCCGTAGAACCGGCCCTGGTTGCCGGTGAGCCCCTGGACCACGACCTTCGTGCTGCGGTCGACGAAGATGCTCACGGCTGGTCCCCCTTGGCGTCCGCGGCGATCTCGACCGCCCGCCGGGCGGCCCCGATCATCGTCTTCTCGGGGATCAGGTCCGCGCTCTCGTACCCCTTCAGGATGGCCCTGCCCTCCTCGGCGTTGGTCCCGTCCAGCCGGATCACGATCGGCGCCCGCAGGGCGACGCGCTCGAGGGCCTGGACGATCCCGTTGGCCACCTCCTCGCCCCTCGTGATCCCACCGAAGATGTTGATGAAGATGGCCCGGACGTTGCGGTCGCTGTTGATGACCTCGAGCGCGTTGGCCATGACGTCCGCGTTGGCGCCGCCGCCGATGTCGAGGAAGTTGGCCGGGCGGCCGCCCACCTGGGTGACGACGTCGAGCGTGCTCATGGCCAGGCCGGCGCCGTTGGCGATGATGCCGACGTCCCCGTCGAGCCCCACGTACTGCAGGCCGCGCTCCCTCGCCGCCTGCTCCCTCGCGTCGCGCACCTGGGTCGCCTCGTACTCCTCCCACTCGTGGCGGAAGCGGGCGTTGTCGTCCAGGGTGACCTTGGCGTCGAGGGCGTGCACCCGGCCGTCGGGGGTGAGGATCATCGGGTTGACCTCGACGAGGTCGGCGTCGCCCTCGAAGTAGGCCCGGTACAGCTTGACCAGCAGGTCGACCGCGCCGTCGGTGGCCTGCGGGCTCAGCCCCGCCGCCTCGACCCACGCCCTGGCCACCTCCTCGGTGAGCCCGTCGACGGGGTCGACGTGGATGCGGGCGATGGCGTCGGGGTCCTCGGCGGCGACCGCCTCGATGTCCATCCCGCCCCTCGCCGACAGCATGCCGAGGTGCTTCTTGGCCGACCGGTCGAGGGTGAAGCTGGCGTAGTACTCCTCGGCGATGTCGGACGCCTTCTCGATCCAGAGGCGCTCGACCGTGTGGCCCCTGATGTCCATGCCGAGGATGGCGCCGGCGTGCTCCCGCACCTCGTCCGCCGAGGAGGCCAGCTTGATGCCGCCGGCCTTGCCCCGCCCGCCCACGAGGACCTGGGCCTTGACCACGACCGGGTACCCGAGCTCCTCGGCGGCCTCGACCGCCTCGTCCGGGGTCGTCGCCACCTCGCCGGGCGACGCGGGGATGCCGAAGGACGCGAAGAACTGCTTGCCTTGGTACTCGAAGAGGTCCACGCGGGGACGTCGCTCCTTCTGCGATCAGGGTGCCTGCGGCTGGCCGGCCTCCCGCCGGTCCAGCGCGTCGGCCAGCCAACGGGTGATGCCGTCCATCGACGAGCCCGGGGTGAAGATCTCGGCGACGCCCAGCTCCTTCAGCGCCGGGATGTCGGCGTCGGGGATGATCCCGCCGCCGAACACGAGCACGTCGTCGAGGCCCCTGGCCCGCAGCTCGTCGATGACGCGGGGGAACAGCGTCATGTGCGCCCCGGAGAGGAGCGACAGCCCGACGGCGTCGGCGTCCTCCTGGAGCACGGCCTCGGCGATCTGGGCCGGCGTCTGGAACAGCCCCGTGTAGATGACCTCGAACCCGGCGTCGCGCAGCGCCCGGGCGATGACCTTGACCCCACGATCGTGCCCGTCGAGGCCGGGCTTGGCCACGACGACGCGATAGGGGCGGTCCACGGCCAGCGATACTAGGGGCCGTGCCGGTCGAATCGCGACGCCGGCGTCCGTCCACCCTCGTCATCGCCTCGGTGGCCGCCGCCGGCATCCTCACCGCGGTCGTCCTGTTCCTCGTCGTGGTCGGCGCGGTGCGGGGCGGCGACGTCGAGGTGCGCCTGGGCGACGACGAGTTCCGGGCCGGGGACGCCGCGTCCCAGGCCGAGTCCATCGCGCGGGACGGGCCCCTGCTGTTCGCCGACGTGGCCGGCGGCGACCGGGACATCGTCCTCCAGCACCTGGGCGACGACCCCGGGTCCGGGTGGCTGGCCTTCGACGCCCGCCCGCCCGGCGCCTCCCGGGACTGCTTCGCCCGCTGGGAGGGCGCCACCAAGCAGTTCGTCGACACCTGCGACGGCACCGCCTACCCGTCCGACGGCAAGGGCCTGACCCGCTACGAGGTGCAGGTGGACGACGGCGAGGTCATCGTCGACCTCCGTTCCCCGGTGGACCCGTGAACAGGTCCCGCACGGCGTTGCGGCGGACCTTCTGGGTCCCGGTCCTCGGCAGGTCGTCGACCACCATGACGGTGCGGGGGACCTTGTAGCCGGCCATCCGCTTCGCCGCCCAGGCGACCAGGTCGTCGGGGGTGACGCTCTCGCCGTCCCTCAGGCGGACGGCGGCGGCCGGCACCTCGCCCCTGCGCTCGTCGGGCAGGCCGACGACGGCGGCCTCGGCCACCGCCGGGTGCTCGCACAGGGCGGCCTCGACCTCGACGGCGTACACCGAGTAGCCGCCCGACTTGATGACGTCCTTGGCCCGGCCGGTCAGGGCGAACGTGCCGAACAGGCCCCTGCGGGCGAGGTCGCCGGTGCGCAGCCAGCCGTCGGCGGTGACGACCGCCCGCGTCGCCTCCTCGTCCCCCTGGTACCCGGCCAGCACGCCGGGGCCCTTGACCCACAGCTCGCCGACCCGGCCGGGGAGGACCTCCCGCCCGTCGTCGCCGACGATGCGGAACCGGTACGACGGCGACGGCAGGACCAGGCCGCCGCCGAAGCCGGGAGGCAGGTAGGGCGGCGACAGCCGGAACGCGACGGCGCCGGCGCCGACCTCGACCATCCCGTAGCCCTCCACGACGGTGGCCTGGCCGACGTCGCCGACGACCGGCAGGTGCACGGCCGCGCCCATGCGCTTGAACCGCTCCGCCACCTCGGTGGGCAGCACGTCGGCGCCCGAGCCCCAAACCCGCACCGACGACAGGTCGCGCCGCTCGGCGCCGGCGTCGAGGAGCATCCGGTACATGGCCGGCACGCCGACGAACCCGGTCGCTCGGCGGGACTCGATGGCGTCGAGCACGTCCTCGGGCCGGAACTTCGGCAGCTGGTAGACGGGGATGCCGGCGCACGCCAGGCCGAGCAGGACGGCGAACCCCATGATGTGGGCGACGGGCAGGGCGACGACGACCTCCACCTGGGACGACGCCGGGAAGGCGGCCGCCGAGGACACCTGGCCGACGAGGGCCCGGTGGGTCAGCTCGGCGCCCTTCGGCCGGCCGGTGGTGCCGGACGTGAAGAAGCGGGCGCCGACGGCCGTCGGGGCGGCCGGGCGGGCCTGCCGGAGGGGCGGGGCGGCGGGCAGGTCGTCGGCCGACCGCAGGACGAGCTCGGCGCCGGAGTCCTCGACGATCCCCTCGACCTCCCGGGGCCGCAGGCGGTCGCTGACCGGCGCCGGGATGGCGCCCGCCCTGGCGGCGGCGACGCAGAGCAGGAGCTGGTCGTAGCCGTTCGGGGTGGCGACGACCACGGACGCACCGGGGTCGACCTCGGCGGCGATGGCCCCGGCCCAGCGGTCGACCAGGTCGCTCGCCTCGCGGGCGGTCAGGGACCGGCCGCCCTGCTCCTCGACGAGGCGGCGGTCCCCGTGGACCTCCGCCACCCGCTCCAGGATCGTCCCGAGATGGGGGTGACGGTCGAGGGCGAGGCGGGCTCGGGAGAGGAGGCGCACGGGCCTCCCCTACCCGTCGCGTGCCGCCACCACCTCCGCCAGCCGGGCCAGCGAGCGATCGAGGTGCCCGGCCACCTCGCGGGTGCCGAACAGCCGCATGACGAGCCCGCGCGGGCGGCTGGCCGGCTGCTGGCGGGAGACGAGCCGCACGTGGGTGCCGCCGCCCTCGGGCGTGAGCTCGATGGTGAAGAGCGTCTCGCTGGCGAAGCGGGGCGCCGGCCGGCCGTCGAGCCGCTCGGCCTCGTGCCGCCAGGCGAGCCGGCGGGGCGGGTCGTGCTCGACGACGACCGAGTCCACCTGGGACCGCTTCTTCCCCCACCGGCCGTGCAGCCGCTGGCGGCGCCCCACCCCCTCGCCCTCCAGCACCTCCGCCGACTCGGCGAACGTGAACCAGCGGGGCAGCCGGTCCAGGTCGTCGACCCACGGCCACACCGCCTCGGGCGGCGCGGCCACCGTCGCATCCCTCGTCACCTCGATCACGGATGGAAGGATAGTACGCGATGACGAACCGTTCACATTCTGAACGTTTCGAGGACGCGTACACCAGGCTGTGGGCGGTGCTGCACCGGCCCGACGACCCCGACCTCACCCAGCACGAGCGCGAGGTCCTCCACCACGTGCCCGCGTCCGGCGGCGTCCCCCTCGGCGACCTCGCCCACCACCTGGCCCTGCCGAAGTCGACGGCGTCGGTGCTCGTGAAGGACCTGGAGCGGCGGGGGTTCCTGCGCCGGCGTCGCGACCCGGCCGACGAGCGCCGCCTCGCCATCGTGCTCACACCGAAGGGCCGTCGGCGGGTGGAGGCGGACCGGGTGCTCGACCCCGACGGGCTCGGCGCCGCCCTCGCCGCCCTCCCCCCGTCCCGCCGCGAGCTGCTGCTGGCGCTGATGGAGCGGGTGGCGGCGGCGGCCGAGGACCAGGTCAGACCCGGGTGAGCGGCGCCCAGGAGAGCAGCAGCTGCTTCTGGCCGAGGCCGGGGAAGTTGACGGTGGCGACCGCCTTGTCCCCCTCGCCCTCCATGCCGATGACCACGCCCTCCCCGAACTTCGGGTGGCGGACGTCGTCGCCGATGCGCAGCCCGAGGGCCTCGGCACCGCTCGGCGCCGGCGGCCGGGGCCGCAGGGCGGACTCGACGATGCGGTCCCGCCCGGCGCCCGGGGTCGGCGACCAGGCCGACCGCGTGCTGGCGCCGAAGCGCCGCCCGGCGGACCGCCGGCTGCCCTCGACGACGTCCACCAGGTGGGCCGGGATCTCGTCGAGGAACCGGCTGGGCGGGTTGTACTGCGTCGACCCGTACAGGGTGCGGCTCCACGCGTTCGTCAGGTAGAGCCGCTCCCTCGCCCTGGTGATGCCGACGTAGGCCAGGCGGCGCTCCTCCTCCAGCTGCTCGGGCTCGCCGATCGAGCGCAGGTGGGGGAAGACCCCGTCCTCCATGCCGATCAGGAACACGACCGGGAACTCGAGCCCCTTGGCCGAGTGGAGGGTCATGAGCACGACCGACGAGTCGTCCGGGTCGAGCTCGTCGGTGTCGGCCACGAGGCTGACCTGCTCGAGGAACTCGTCGACGGTGGCCGCCTCCCTGGCCACCCCGAGCAGCTCGGCCAGGTTCTCCATCCGCCCCTCGGCCTCGATCGTCCGCTCGGCCCGCAGCTCGTCCACGTAGCCCGTCCGCTCCAGCACCTCCTCGAGCAGCGACCCCGGCCCGTCGGCGACGTGCCCGGCCAGGTCGTCGACGAGGGCGACGAACGAGGCGATGCCCTTCACGGCCCGGCCGCTCACCCCGGCGTCCTCGGCCCGCCGCAGCGCCTCCATGAACGTGCGGCCGTGGGCCGCCGCCCAGCTGTCGAGCCGGGCGACCGTGCTCTCGCCCACCCCCCGCTTCGGCACGTTGAGCACCCGCTTGACGCTGACCTCGTCGGCGGGGTTGACGATCGCCCGCAGGTAGGCGAGCGCGTCCTTCACCTCCCGGCGGTCGTAGAACCGGGTGCCGCCCACCACCTTGTACGGGATGCCCGACCGGCTGAGG
This window harbors:
- a CDS encoding SRPBCC domain-containing protein, encoding MIEVTRDATVAAPPEAVWPWVDDLDRLPRWFTFAESAEVLEGEGVGRRQRLHGRWGKKRSQVDSVVVEHDPPRRLAWRHEAERLDGRPAPRFASETLFTIELTPEGGGTHVRLVSRQQPASRPRGLVMRLFGTREVAGHLDRSLARLAEVVAARDG
- the pcrA gene encoding DNA helicase PcrA, which encodes MAGADLLEGLNPVQREAVVHPEGPLLIVAGAGSGKTRVLTHRIAHLVLERGVSPFEILAITFTNKAADEMKGRVAALVGPVARKMWVSTFHAACVRILRRDGHHLGYPSSFTIYDEADAVRLTGYVLRDRNIDPKRFPPRTVHATISAAKNDLVTPERYAEAARTIFERRIADVYKEYQSRLLAAGAMDFDDLLGAAVRLLQRHPDVLAHYRQRFRHVLVDEYQDTNRAQNELVLLLAGEHRNVCVVGDSDQSIYMFRGADIRNILEFEDAFPDATVIVLEQNYRSTQTILDAANAVIANNMGRKPKELWTDAGRGQLIVRYHAEDEGDEAQWVAHEMARLHDEGDHRWGDVAVFYRTNAQSRVLEEHLSRSGIPYKVVGGTRFYDRREVKDALAYLRAIVNPADEVSVKRVLNVPKRGVGESTVARLDSWAAAHGRTFMEALRRAEDAGVSGRAVKGIASFVALVDDLAGHVADGPGSLLEEVLERTGYVDELRAERTIEAEGRMENLAELLGVAREAATVDEFLEQVSLVADTDELDPDDSSVVLMTLHSAKGLEFPVVFLIGMEDGVFPHLRSIGEPEQLEEERRLAYVGITRARERLYLTNAWSRTLYGSTQYNPPSRFLDEIPAHLVDVVEGSRRSAGRRFGASTRSAWSPTPGAGRDRIVESALRPRPPAPSGAEALGLRIGDDVRHPKFGEGVVIGMEGEGDKAVATVNFPGLGQKQLLLSWAPLTRV
- the sucC gene encoding ADP-forming succinate--CoA ligase subunit beta, with translation MDLFEYQGKQFFASFGIPASPGEVATTPDEAVEAAEELGYPVVVKAQVLVGGRGKAGGIKLASSADEVREHAGAILGMDIRGHTVERLWIEKASDIAEEYYASFTLDRSAKKHLGMLSARGGMDIEAVAAEDPDAIARIHVDPVDGLTEEVARAWVEAAGLSPQATDGAVDLLVKLYRAYFEGDADLVEVNPMILTPDGRVHALDAKVTLDDNARFRHEWEEYEATQVRDAREQAARERGLQYVGLDGDVGIIANGAGLAMSTLDVVTQVGGRPANFLDIGGGANADVMANALEVINSDRNVRAIFINIFGGITRGEEVANGIVQALERVALRAPIVIRLDGTNAEEGRAILKGYESADLIPEKTMIGAARRAVEIAADAKGDQP
- the purH gene encoding bifunctional phosphoribosylaminoimidazolecarboxamide formyltransferase/IMP cyclohydrolase; protein product: MRALLSVWDKTGLVDLARGLAELGWELVSSGGTAAALRDAGVPVTEVAEVTGAPEMLGGRVKTLHPAIHGGILADRSRPEHLHDLAARGIAPIDLVVCNLYPFRSDPSVELIDVGGPTMVRAAAKNFDGVGVVVRPEDYGPVLDELREAGALSAATRRRLARAAFAHTAAYDAAIVGWFDSAAEEGDVLPPTVHLALERVEELRYGENPHQRGARYRPVGSETWWDGVVQHSGLALSYLNLYDADAAWRVVHDLARDGRAAAVVVKHANPCGAAVAGDLATAYQRAYEGDERSAFGGIVALSRVVDGATAERMVAAAQADVVIAPGYEDGVVDALRGRRKNTRVLEAPPPDPIDLELRQVSGGWLVQEPHRWDAGRGEWRVVTKVAPTEEQWADAELAWRLVGHVRSNAIVLVRGGMAVGIGAGQQNRVEAGQIAAGKAAGRAAGGACASDAFYPFPDGVEAAAEAGVAVVVQPGGAMRDDDVVAAADRLGIAMVFTGERHFLH
- a CDS encoding AMP-binding protein, with amino-acid sequence MRLLSRARLALDRHPHLGTILERVAEVHGDRRLVEEQGGRSLTAREASDLVDRWAGAIAAEVDPGASVVVATPNGYDQLLLCVAAARAGAIPAPVSDRLRPREVEGIVEDSGAELVLRSADDLPAAPPLRQARPAAPTAVGARFFTSGTTGRPKGAELTHRALVGQVSSAAAFPASSQVEVVVALPVAHIMGFAVLLGLACAGIPVYQLPKFRPEDVLDAIESRRATGFVGVPAMYRMLLDAGAERRDLSSVRVWGSGADVLPTEVAERFKRMGAAVHLPVVGDVGQATVVEGYGMVEVGAGAVAFRLSPPYLPPGFGGGLVLPSPSYRFRIVGDDGREVLPGRVGELWVKGPGVLAGYQGDEEATRAVVTADGWLRTGDLARRGLFGTFALTGRAKDVIKSGGYSVYAVEVEAALCEHPAVAEAAVVGLPDERRGEVPAAAVRLRDGESVTPDDLVAWAAKRMAGYKVPRTVMVVDDLPRTGTQKVRRNAVRDLFTGPPGNGGRR
- a CDS encoding N-acetylmuramoyl-L-alanine amidase; translation: MTRGGAVALAAALCLAACSATASAPSSAPLTSAPPASAGSSSSSPPPSSSTPAPSSSSSTAAPTTTTTAAPVPDLSGLPAVPADGPARAVVTPSGVVAAVLGETEGGWLVRLPCAGEAEATGTPLRGAHVVLDPGHGGDEDGAVGANGLKEKDLNLAVAERAAALLADAGATVVLTRTADYRMTLEARADIGVALGALAFVSIHHNAVADGPRDGPGTETYFQVDSPGSHRLAGLLYEEVTAALGRWDVAWVADRDAGAKYRRSDDGGDYYGILRRTAGVPAALVEGAFLSNPPEADLLARPEVQEAEAAAVARAVGRFLTTDDPGSGFVEPYPRTEPAGPGGGATGCVDPPLA
- a CDS encoding cobalamin B12-binding domain-containing protein produces the protein MDRPYRVVVAKPGLDGHDRGVKVIARALRDAGFEVIYTGLFQTPAQIAEAVLQEDADAVGLSLLSGAHMTLFPRVIDELRARGLDDVLVFGGGIIPDADIPALKELGVAEIFTPGSSMDGITRWLADALDRREAGQPQAP
- a CDS encoding MarR family winged helix-turn-helix transcriptional regulator; its protein translation is MTNRSHSERFEDAYTRLWAVLHRPDDPDLTQHEREVLHHVPASGGVPLGDLAHHLALPKSTASVLVKDLERRGFLRRRRDPADERRLAIVLTPKGRRRVEADRVLDPDGLGAALAALPPSRRELLLALMERVAAAAEDQVRPG
- the sucD gene encoding succinate--CoA ligase subunit alpha, which codes for MSIFVDRSTKVVVQGLTGNQGRFYGLRNRDYGTQVVAGVTPRKGGTDVEGIPVFDTVDEAVEATGANASMVIVPAPFAPSACLEAARAGVELIVCLTEGIPMHDECRGYNILRREFPGIRLIGPNCPGLITPGECNIGFIPGEVATGGGPVGIVSRSGTLTYQALSELSEKGIGVTTCVGIGGDPVPGTSFVECLAEFQADPDTRAVIMFGEIGGTAEEEAAEYIAKEMDKPVVAYVAGVSAPPGRKMGHAGAIVSGGRGTAQAKMAALEAAGVHVAVNPTEAGDLMAEVLAGR
- the purN gene encoding phosphoribosylglycinamide formyltransferase; the encoded protein is MRIGVLVSGSGTILDAILEERLPVAVVVADRPCRALKVAESHGVDAVLVERRRFDEGFDREAYSAEVAGVLQSYDVELVAMAGFGTILGRPVHEAFPGRILNTHPALLPSFPGWHAVRDALAHGVKVTGCTIHVATVEVDAGPILAQAAVPVLPDDTEDTLHERIKDAERRLYPATIRAVVEGGLPG